A single Cannabis sativa cultivar Pink pepper isolate KNU-18-1 chromosome 7, ASM2916894v1, whole genome shotgun sequence DNA region contains:
- the LOC115697295 gene encoding uncharacterized protein LOC115697295 — MAESFDGAEFWLPPEFLTDDDVLIGMNSKTKNDKDGLTFGAEADAYTKSLFPYEFPCGFGSLGVPSDLSSPVDSVLGSSETESDEEEYLAGLTLQMARSTLEGGFKNIGSENGKPRTMSGSPQSTLCAVGNVCGCGQGSSRESPKAHSRVSSPPKTWDLLNAAAGEVAKMRLNEEEYMFYHSRGLLGPPRKPSPVANTPNPDIVSYLNQPISQKQLQVSQFQQLKHQQMMKQQNSVIWGPNTATQAKGPGRYQMSQAQPMAQNRARNNEFMGVTKNNRPLGLSPSAWPSLQQGQSQPNGSGMRAVFLGNPVEKRESVGTGVFLPRQVGAQPETRRKPACATVLLPARVVQALNLNLDDMVGQPQLHPRYNGRFGPETDVSLRLRSNNNVVPNNHHQRQRNMRPQQLPVVNHEIRLPQDWTY, encoded by the exons ATGGCTGAGAGTTTCGACGGCGCTGAGTTTTGGCTCCCCCCTGAGTTTTTAACCGACGACGACGTGCTAATCGGCATGAATAGCAAGACTAAGAACGACAAAGATGGGTTGACGTTTGGGGCTGAAGCAGACGCTTATACCAAGTCTCTGTTCCCATACGAGTTCCCTTGTGGCTTTGGCTCACTTGGGGTTCCGTCGGATTTAAGTTCTCCGGTCGATTCAGTTCTTGGTTCGAGCGAGACGGAGAGTGACGAGGAAGAATACCTGGCTGGTTTGACTCTTCAAATGGCCCGTTCTACTTTGGAAGGTGGTTTTAAGAACATTGGTTCTGAGAACGGAAAG CCACGGACTATGTCTGGTTCTCCTCAATCAACCCTTTGTGCTGTTGGAAATGTTTGTGGTTGTGGACAAGGGTCTAGCCGTGAAAGCCCAAAAGCTCACTCTCGAGTCTCATCTCCTCCAAAGACTTGGGATCTTCTGAACGCCGCCGCCGGTGAAGTCGCTAAGATGAGGTTGAACGAAGAAGAGTACATGTTTTACCACAGCAGGGGCCTCTTGGGTCCACCTAGGAAGCCTTCTCCAGTGGCTAATACGCCAAACCCTGATATCGTTTCCTATCTCAACCAGCCCATTTCTCAAAAACAATTGCAGGTCTCACAG TTTCAGCAACTAAAACACCAACAAATGATGAAGCAGCAGAACTCAGTGATATGGGGACCCAATACTGCCACTCAGGCTAAGGGCCCCGGAAGGTACCAGATGAGCCAGGCCCAGCCAATGGCACAAAACAGAGCTCGAAACAACGAGTTCATGGGGGTCACTAAGAACAACCGACCTCTGGGGTTGTCACCATCTGCATGGCCTTCTCTACAGCAAGGTCAGAGCCAGCCAAACGGGTCTGGCATGAGAGCCGTCTTTCTTGGTAATCCGGTTGAAAAAAGGGAAAGCGTAGGCACCGGTGTCTTCTTGCCTCGTCAAGTTGGGGCCCAACCAGAAACGCGTAGAAAGCCTG CTTGTGCTACAGTTTTGCTTCCAGCTAGGGTTGTTCAGGCCTTGAACTTGAACTTGGATGACATGGTTGGCCAACCCCAGCTTCATCCTCGCTACAATGGAAGATTTGGCCCAGAAACTG ATGTGTCTTTAAGGCTTCGAAGCAACAATAATGTCGTTCCCAATAATCATCATCAGAGGCAACGCAACATGAGACCTCAGCAGCTACCTGTCGTGAACCATGAAATCCGGCTACCCCAAGATTGGACTTACTAG